In one Parus major isolate Abel chromosome 13, Parus_major1.1, whole genome shotgun sequence genomic region, the following are encoded:
- the THG1L gene encoding probable tRNA(His) guanylyltransferase isoform X3 — protein sequence MDRVMNIVLFSKRRAGGLKEEQGFDGRIVLYPSNQNLKDYLSWRQADCHINNLYNTVFWMLVQRSGLTPVQAQERLQGTLAGDKNEILFSEFNINYNNEPLIYRKGTVLIWQKINEVITKKIKLPKEEEEKEVEVTRTRTKVVPLHCDIIGDQFWEEYPEILAEDS from the exons ATGGACAGAGTGATGAAtatagttttgttttcaaaaagaagAGCAGGTGGTTTAAAAGAAGAGCAAG GATTTGATGGACGAATTGTGTTGTATCCCAGCAACCAGAATTTGAAGGACTACCTCAGCTGGAGGCAAGCAGATT GCCATATTAATAACCTTTATAATACAGTGTTCTGGATGCTTGTACAGCGAAGTGGTTTGACTCCGGTGCAAGCACAGGAGAGGCTCCAG gGAACTTTGGCTGGAGATAAGaatgaaatcttattttctgaATTCAACATCAACTACAACAATGAACCTTTGATATATAGAAAAGGAACTGTTCTAATATGGCAGAAG ATTAATGAAGTCAtcactaagaaaataaaactgccaaaggaagaggaagaaaaagaagtggaagTGACCCGGACTAGGACTAAAGTTGTTCCCTTGCACTGTGACATCATTGGGGACCAGTTCTGGGAGGAATATCCCGAGATTCTGGCTGAGGATAGTTGA
- the THG1L gene encoding probable tRNA(His) guanylyltransferase isoform X1: MLRCCRAAAAIAAGRSRSSLRCRRGLAMAKSKFEYVRDFEADDTVLPNCWIVVRLDGRNFHRFSEQHEFKKPNDDRALQLMTKCAQTVMQELEDIAIAYGQSDEYSFVFKKKSRWFKRRASKFMTHVVSQFSSSYVFYWKDYFKDQQLLYPPGFDGRIVLYPSNQNLKDYLSWRQADCHINNLYNTVFWMLVQRSGLTPVQAQERLQGTLAGDKNEILFSEFNINYNNEPLIYRKGTVLIWQKINEVITKKIKLPKEEEEKEVEVTRTRTKVVPLHCDIIGDQFWEEYPEILAEDS, translated from the exons ATGCTGCGCTGCTGCCGGGCGGCCGCGGCCATCGCTGCCGGCCGCTCCCGGAGCTCCCTGCGCTGCCGCCGCGGCCTCGCCATGGCCAAGAGCAAGTTCGAGTACGTGCGGGACTTCGAGGCGGACGACACGGTCCTGCCCAACTGCTGGATCGTGGTGCGGCTGGATGGCCGCAACTTCCACAG GTTTTCTGAACAGCATGAATTCAAAAAGCCAAATGATGACCgtgctctgcagctgatgaCCAAGTGTGCCCAGACAGTGATGCAAGAACTGGAGGATATTGCTATTGCTTATGGACAGAGTGATGAAtatagttttgttttcaaaaagaagAGCAGGTGGTTTAAAAGAAGAGCAAG TAAGTTCATGACTCATGTGGTCTCCCAGTTTTCCTCAAGTTACGTCTTCTATTGGAAGGATTACTTTAAGGACCAGCAGCTTCTGTACCCACCAGGATTTGATGGACGAATTGTGTTGTATCCCAGCAACCAGAATTTGAAGGACTACCTCAGCTGGAGGCAAGCAGATT GCCATATTAATAACCTTTATAATACAGTGTTCTGGATGCTTGTACAGCGAAGTGGTTTGACTCCGGTGCAAGCACAGGAGAGGCTCCAG gGAACTTTGGCTGGAGATAAGaatgaaatcttattttctgaATTCAACATCAACTACAACAATGAACCTTTGATATATAGAAAAGGAACTGTTCTAATATGGCAGAAG ATTAATGAAGTCAtcactaagaaaataaaactgccaaaggaagaggaagaaaaagaagtggaagTGACCCGGACTAGGACTAAAGTTGTTCCCTTGCACTGTGACATCATTGGGGACCAGTTCTGGGAGGAATATCCCGAGATTCTGGCTGAGGATAGTTGA
- the THG1L gene encoding probable tRNA(His) guanylyltransferase isoform X2 has translation MTHVVSQFSSSYVFYWKDYFKDQQLLYPPGFDGRIVLYPSNQNLKDYLSWRQADCHINNLYNTVFWMLVQRSGLTPVQAQERLQGTLAGDKNEILFSEFNINYNNEPLIYRKGTVLIWQKINEVITKKIKLPKEEEEKEVEVTRTRTKVVPLHCDIIGDQFWEEYPEILAEDS, from the exons ATGACTCATGTGGTCTCCCAGTTTTCCTCAAGTTACGTCTTCTATTGGAAGGATTACTTTAAGGACCAGCAGCTTCTGTACCCACCAGGATTTGATGGACGAATTGTGTTGTATCCCAGCAACCAGAATTTGAAGGACTACCTCAGCTGGAGGCAAGCAGATT GCCATATTAATAACCTTTATAATACAGTGTTCTGGATGCTTGTACAGCGAAGTGGTTTGACTCCGGTGCAAGCACAGGAGAGGCTCCAG gGAACTTTGGCTGGAGATAAGaatgaaatcttattttctgaATTCAACATCAACTACAACAATGAACCTTTGATATATAGAAAAGGAACTGTTCTAATATGGCAGAAG ATTAATGAAGTCAtcactaagaaaataaaactgccaaaggaagaggaagaaaaagaagtggaagTGACCCGGACTAGGACTAAAGTTGTTCCCTTGCACTGTGACATCATTGGGGACCAGTTCTGGGAGGAATATCCCGAGATTCTGGCTGAGGATAGTTGA